In Lycium ferocissimum isolate CSIRO_LF1 chromosome 7, AGI_CSIRO_Lferr_CH_V1, whole genome shotgun sequence, the sequence TTTTTGAAATATGTGGGGgatcgttaaaaaaaaaattatttatctcaACAAGATAATATACTACTATTAATTATGATTTAAAATGGTACTAACGTTAACATTTGAAACTAAAGGATTGATACTATTTTTATTAGCCTTAATGATTTTTCTTAATGGGAAAGTGGCAGTTGCCAAAACGTTTTTGACCATTTCTATTTGGTCTTTAAATAGCCATCGATGGTTGTTATTACAATTTACTATAGGAACGTTGATGTTAAGCATTTGGTCACTAATTTCCCTACATATATAGATACTCCTTTGTGTACTTTAATTGTGGAGAAAAAAGCTATACTAAGAGACATACatatttcttttaatattatagTCTGTTGGGTTTTCTGTTTTGTtgatctttgttagattctgacTCCTAATTttatactagaagagcttgttgaattcTGGGATACACCCATATCGGGTGAGATATCCTTAAGACGATTAATGCCTTAATTGATAtctcagtgtttatgaattCGTTAAAGTGTTAGTGATCGAATATTTTCGGTAAGATTTTCAATAGGTACCGGACATcgaatgagattttttttttttttttttaaaaaaaagaaaggtacgGACGGCTCACAAGTCACAACCCGACTCAAATTGGGTTTAGACAAATACGGTAAATTCTGGATTAAGTCGGTTTATTTTGGTCAATTCCCAATCCCCACTGAGTTTCAGCTATAAATACTCGTGCACCACCCTAAATCCTCCCTCTCGAGCCTTCGCTAGACCGCTTTTTTCttcctctctcttcttcttcttatcaTCCTcaattttagagagagaaagcaaAAAAGGCTACTCTTCCATCATGTTGGTTTATCAAGATCTTCTCACCGGTACTTTTTCTCGTTTTCATCCTAATAATATTTTATCGTCTGTGGTTAATTTATTTACTTTGTTATAAGGCCCGGTTTTATGTGTATTCAGCCTCTCTCTTGGTTATGGTTTGTGTTAaatttttggtggaaaattgtaATCTTGAATAGTGTTTTAGCAATCTGTGGTGACTCTATTGGCTTGTTGATGGGTCAGCTATTGTTCTATCATAATCGAATTTTGTATGAATTTCTGTTTCTTTGATGTCAGTAAGATCTGGTTGATTTGACTGCTGTTACCGACATAGGGTCTGTAAGGTTATTAAggttctttctttttaaattaaagggaaagaaaaagcaactggcttttgttcttaatttgaATGATTCCCGATCTAATTTGGCCTTAAAAATTTACATGTTTATTTTGTTGGGGAATTAACGAACTGGATCTGATCTGGATTTTACTTTTCAACACTATCTTGGAGGATTTGATCCCCTAAGTTTTTTaccttgctttttttttttttatatgatgtgGTCCTGAATTTGAGAGCCATATAGGAGTGTTTTTGATCCGATGTTGGTTGCATCTAGCCGATTTAATTTAGGAAATCCTAGTTCTATGTATCTGTTTATAATACAATTTTGAGCAATTTTATGTAACACCCATAAAAAGATGTGTTTTTTGCGCAAGCCCATAGATCTGCAAATTCTTTTTGTGAAAGCGGTGGATTCTAGTAATCAAGATCAATTAAACATCTTAAAGTTTATCTGGGCTATGGTTAtcataaagaaaaaagagagtagTACACAGGCTTTTTTTGGTTAGCTCTATTCATTCACTTGTTTGTTAGGTGCACCTCGGAGTTGATCTAGTTGCTTGGTATGCACGAGTTCCCTATTTTTAGAGTGTTTTAacagtggttttggaaaaagtatCGAGTTTTACCTTGCTTTTCGGCACTCAATGTGGGTTTCTTGTAGTATAAAAAACTATTGTATCAGCTGAACAATAAGCTACAATTGAGGCTGGTTCCTAAATAAAAAATGTGAACTTTTATGGTGCCGATGCTACTGCAGCTTCCTATTTGTCTCCACAATTTGGATTCTCTAATCATGTTTGCTTTTTGCAGTTATACGAACTTTAAAAGCACATTCTGCTTGTGcgaatatttttttctttcattttttggcCCCTTCATGATATGTTGCTGTTATTGAAACCTGGAGTCTGAAAAAATTATTGCAGGTGATGAGCTTCTCTCAGACTCATTTCCCTACAAAGAGCTTGAGAATGGATGTCTTTGGGAGGTTCAAGGCAAGGTAGGGTCTCCAGTTAATTATTGCCCCCAAATATTTCCATATGTTAGCAACCATATTTTTGTGGAATATCTATTCTAATTAAAGAGGAATAATTTGGTGTGTCTGTTACATTACAGTGGGTTGTTCAAGGTGCTGTTGATGTAGACATTGGGGCAAATCCTTCTGCTGAGGGTGCAGATGCAGATGAAGGTGTGGATGATCAAGCTGTCaaagttgttgatattgttgacacTTTTAGACTTCAGGTTTGTATACATAGTTATGGAAGCTTCAATCGACATTAATAGCCTGTTAATTATGTGTGAATAAGAAGTGATTTGCCTATTTGCAGGAGCAACCTTCTTTTGACAAGAAGCAGTTTGTTACATACATGAAGAGATACATCAAGAACTTGACACCCAAGCTAGAAGGAGAAGCACAAGAGACATTTAAGAAGAATATTGAAGCAGCAACTAAGTTCCTCATGTCAAAGCTCAAGGACCTTCA encodes:
- the LOC132064290 gene encoding translationally-controlled tumor protein homolog, with the translated sequence MLVYQDLLTGDELLSDSFPYKELENGCLWEVQGKWVVQGAVDVDIGANPSAEGADADEGVDDQAVKVVDIVDTFRLQEQPSFDKKQFVTYMKRYIKNLTPKLEGEAQETFKKNIEAATKFLMSKLKDLQFFVGESMHDDSSLVFAYYKDGATDPTFLYLAPGLKEVKC